The genomic region TGCTAGATGACTCTGGGAGCTCAGTGCTGGATGAACTGTATCGAGCACTGCGGGAACACAGCCGAAGCCGCAAGGAAGCACACAAGGTGATTAAGAATCTAATAAAAGTTGTGGTTAAAGTTGGTGTGCTACATCGAAATGCACAATTCAGCCCGGATGAGCGTCATTTGCTGGAGAATTTGCGCAAGAAGATCCATGCACTTGGTATGACTGCAGTCAGTTTCCAACAAATAGACTTTACCTTTGACCGCCGTTTCTTAGCCAACCTCCTGATTGACTGTCGGGATATTCTAAACCAGGCTGTCAATCGCCACCTCACTGCAAAAACCCATAATCGTATCAATCACGTCTTTGGTCGCCTCGCAGACCAGGATTTCCTTACAGCATTATATAGCCCAGCAGAGCCATACCGCACCCACTTGCAGGGGATCTGCACTGGCATCAATCGCCTGTTAGAAGATGGCACCATCTGAGGCATTATGTGAATAAGTTAAGGCATGCAAGGTTACATAAGTGTTTACGTGAGACTTCTTATGAGCATTTTACAGACTCCTTTGGCAGCAACTGTTAAAATCTTTTAACCACTTAAACATCTGTGGGAATTGCACAATATTGGGATCATTGATCTCCTAGTTCCAAAGATACCCTTCAGTTTTGCTTAAATTCAAAATGAAAGCCAGGAATTCAAGAACCAACAGGAAAGTCCTTAGACTAGGGCATCCTTTATGTCCCATATACACCCAGGGGTACATAGTTCTTTTTATAATTAGTAGAAGACCTCTAAGAAGTGACAGATCTGAATAAGACCAGCAGCCCTGTCCAGGAGAGAGATTTCAATAATGGTGAATGACTCACATGAACATTCTAGAATGGCTGTGATGGGAAGTCAGTGTATACTGTTATCACATTACCCACTTTGCACATAGCTCTGCTTCCTCTGACAGTGGAGGCCTTTACCTCCTATACAGTTCTATGCAATGTCACCCTTGGCCCAGCACAGTACACAAAATGCATGGTGTtgtcttttgtattttctttaatattttactGCTGTATGAATAAAAAGTTTCTATCTTTCTATACATATTATTATGCTTTGTATAAAAACACCCATCACCTGCAAACACATTAAATACTTCAAAAATAAAAATCTCCATCTCTACCCAATTGCATCTCCCTAATgaccatattaaaaataaaaaaaacattaatccaaaaaagttttatttacaggtagaAAATCTTCATAATAAATTCAGATGGTGGTATGAGAATGCGCAGTCCCCCATTCTTACTCATGTGTCTCAGCGTTGTGTAATATTCAGGTATTGAATTAAAATAAACATCCCTTTCTCATTTCTTCTTAACTAGCATGTATTACAATTGTGCACGTTCCCTGGGCCTTGTGTGCCATCCTCCTTCACAGCTCATCATGAGAACGTTTGGCCACAATCAGCAGCTTGGAGAGAGATGAAGAAAAGGAGCCAGGTCTGTGAGAAActggaaaaaaagaaaatgaatctGTGAGTTACACTGAAAGTGATAGAGAAGACACCAGCCTTAATGTGAAAAAGAgacaggggaaaaaaataaatttaaaaactaaGACAGTATTATTTCTAAGAGGAGTCTGATGTAGAAAGGGCTTTAATCACTAACTGGTATACACAGAGATAAATAGTGTCTCGttcgaggggggggggggaaagaaaagtATTATATGTGAgcatttagcttaaagggatagaaaggttaaaatttaaatgtgcatttcaattttaaacagaagtgtttctgcaatatactttcattaacaaaaatgcttctagtaaaagttagtgtttttctgcagcatacgcacatatcctgtgagggcccgcgCACCAGTATtcaacactacaccttctcagagagttagcagtggcttatatgacaaacttttttttgttaatggaagaatattggaaaagtgcttctatttaaaatttaaatgcacatttcaatgtttacCTTTCTATCGCTTTAAGGCTTGGCGGCAACAGTGCTTCCCTTTCAAAAAGGCTAAAACATTCTAATAAAGGCAGGTGGCATCCAACCCCTTTTTAAATTGTAACATCCGCATAAcatgaaaaatatgtatttaaacatatacTAGGGAGtgctgcaaagaagaccaaatagctaCACAAAACATGGTGATGTGCATTAGTTATGTTACAAATGCACATTTGTAACGAAAATCGGATATTCCTTTTttgtaaacaaaaacataatttatgcttacctgataaattcctttcttctgtagtgtgatcagtccacgggtcatcattacttgtgggatattaactgctcccctacaggaagtgcaagaggattcacccagcagagttgctatatagctcctcccctctacgtcacctccagtcattcgaccaaggaccaacgagaaaggagaagccaagggtgtagtggtgactggagtataatttaaaaaatatttacctgccttaaaaaacagggcgggccgtggactgatcacactacagaagaaaggaatttatcaggtaagcataaattatgttttcttctgttaagtgtgatcagtccacgggtcatcattacttgtgggataccaataccaaagcaaaagtacacggatgacgggagggataggcaggctctttatacagaaggaaccactgcctgaagaacctttctcccaaaaatagcctccgaggaagcaaaagtgtcaaatttggaaaatttggaaaaagtatgaagcgaagaccaagttgcagccttgcaaatctgttcaacagaggcctcattcttaaaggcccaagtggaagccacagctctagtggaatgagctgtaattctttcaggaggctgctgtccagcagtctcataagctaaacgaattatgctacgaagccaaaaagagagagaggtagcagaagctttttgacctctcctctgaccagagtaaacgacaaacagggaagacgtttgtcgaaaatctttagttgcctgtaaataaaatttaagggcacgaactacatccagattgtgcaaaagacgttccttcctcgaagaaggatttgggcacaaggatggaacaacaatctcctgattgatattcctgttagtgactaccttaggtaagaacccaggcttagtacgcagaactaccttatccgagtgaaaaatcaaataaggagaatcacaatgtaaggctgataactcagagactcttcgagccgaggaaatagccattaaaaatagaactttccaagataacaactttatatcaatggaatgaaggggttcaaacggaacaccctgtaaaacgttaagaacaaggtttaaactccatggtggagccacagctttaaacacaggtttaatcctggccaaagcctgacaaaaagcctgaacgtctggaacttctgacagacgcttgtgtaacagaatggacagagctgagatctgtccctttaaggaactagcggataaccccttttctaaaccttcttgtagaaaagacaatatcctaggaatcctaaccttactccaagagtaacctttggattcgcaccaatataggtatttacgccatattttatggtaaatctttctggtgacaggcttcctagcctgtattaaggtatcaataacggactcagaaaaaccacgctttgataagatcaagcgttcaatttcagtcagcttcagagaagttagattttgatgtttgaaaggaccctgaatcagaaggtcctgtttcagaggtaacgaccaaggtggacagaatgacatgtccaccagatctgtataccaagtcctgcgtggccatgcaggcgctattagaatcactgatgctttctcctgtttgattctggcaatcaatcgaggaagcatcgggaaaggtggaaacacataagccatcctgaaggtccatggtgctgtcaaggcatctatcaggaccgctcccggatccctggatctggacccgtagcgcggaagcttggcgttctgtcgagacgccatgagatctatctctggtttgccccaacgtggaagtatttgggcaaagacctctggatgaagttcccactcccccggatgaaaagtctgacgacttaagaaatccgcctcccagttctccactcccgggatgtggattgcagacaggtggcaagagtgagactctgcccagcgaattatcttcgatacttccatcattgctagggagcttcttgtccctccctgatggttgatataagctacagtcgtgatgttgtccgactggaacctgatgaacccccgagttgctaactggggccaagccagaagagcattgaggactgctctcaattccagaatgtttattggaagaagactctcctcctgattccatagtccctgagccttcagagaattccagacagcgccccaacctagtaggctggcgtctgttgttacaattgaccagtctggcctgctgaatggcattcccctggacagatgtggccgataaagccaccatagaagagaatttctggtctcttgaatggaatgaaggacacggcatgcattttgaagttttgttaacctgtcctctgtcaggtaaatcttcatttctacagaatctatcagagtccccaggaagggaactcttgcgagtggaaagagagaacttttctcttcgttcactttccatccatgcgaccttagaaatgccagtactatctctgtatgagatttggcagtttgaaagcttgaagcttgtatcagtatgtcgtctaagtacggagctactgaaattcctcgcggtcttagtaccgccagaagagtgcccagaacctttgtgaagattcttggagccgtagccagtccgaatggaagagctacaaactggtaatgcctgtctaaaaaggcaaac from Bombina bombina isolate aBomBom1 chromosome 2, aBomBom1.pri, whole genome shotgun sequence harbors:
- the TNFAIP8L1 gene encoding tumor necrosis factor alpha-induced protein 8-like protein 1, with the protein product MDSFSTKTLVMQAQKKVLSKMATKSVVSALLDDSGSSVLDELYRALREHSRSRKEAHKVIKNLIKVVVKVGVLHRNAQFSPDERHLLENLRKKIHALGMTAVSFQQIDFTFDRRFLANLLIDCRDILNQAVNRHLTAKTHNRINHVFGRLADQDFLTALYSPAEPYRTHLQGICTGINRLLEDGTI